One Amycolatopsis sp. NBC_00355 genomic window carries:
- the fusA gene encoding elongation factor G: protein MRTSNLDNVRNLGILAHVDAGKTTVTERILHRTGVIHRTGEVHDGTTVTDFDPQERDRGITIFAAAVSCEWAGHRLTLIDTPGHVDFTDEVERSLRVLDGAVAVFDAVAGVEPQSETVWRQADRHGVPRIAFVNKLDRAGADLDAAVESIRRRLHPAPLVVQLPIGREDGFTGVVDLLRPHSVPDALREEVQRRRRRLEEAVAELHPLALDEFCAAGTVSAATLEKALRDLTRTGDGLVVLCGSAYRDRGIEPLLDAVVAYLPSPADVTPVREDRAADPAAPLAALVFKVVATTTGRLTSARVYSGTLRKGDQVLDAGTGRTERIARILRVQADRFSEVDTAVAGDIVALAGPKAARVGATLCVPGDPVLLEPPVTADPVVSVAVEPRRSADGERVASALARLAEEDPSLVVRTDPETGQTLLSGLGELHLEVAVEKLRLTRGLEVVVGRPEVAYRETVVRGVSGLVYRHVKQDGGAGQFAHVVLDVEPLDEGFEFASAIIGGRVPREYVRAVEAGCRDALAEGPLGGHPVTGVRVTLVDGATHVKDSSELAFRAAGRFGLREALRASAMRLLEPVASVVVTVPDDVVGGVLGDLAARRGRVAGSAVRSGTAVVTATVPLAELFGYANRLRSRTQGRGTFTAHPSGYAPAP, encoded by the coding sequence GTGCGCACCTCGAACCTCGACAACGTCCGCAACCTCGGCATCCTCGCCCACGTCGACGCCGGCAAGACCACCGTCACCGAACGGATCCTGCACCGCACCGGTGTCATCCACCGGACGGGCGAGGTCCACGACGGCACCACCGTCACCGACTTCGACCCGCAGGAACGCGACCGCGGCATCACCATCTTCGCCGCGGCCGTGAGCTGCGAGTGGGCCGGCCACCGCCTCACCCTCATCGACACGCCCGGCCACGTCGACTTCACCGACGAGGTCGAGCGCTCGCTGCGGGTGCTCGACGGCGCCGTCGCCGTGTTCGACGCCGTCGCAGGCGTCGAACCGCAGAGCGAAACCGTGTGGCGCCAAGCGGATCGGCACGGCGTGCCGCGCATCGCGTTCGTCAACAAGCTCGACCGCGCGGGCGCCGACCTCGACGCGGCCGTCGAGTCGATCCGGCGTCGCCTGCACCCGGCGCCGCTGGTCGTACAGCTGCCGATCGGACGGGAGGACGGCTTCACCGGCGTCGTCGATCTGCTGCGCCCGCACTCGGTACCCGACGCACTGAGAGAGGAGGTTCAACGACGACGTCGCCGGCTGGAGGAGGCCGTCGCCGAGCTGCACCCGTTGGCACTGGACGAGTTCTGCGCCGCCGGGACCGTCTCGGCGGCGACCCTCGAGAAGGCCCTGCGCGACCTGACCCGCACCGGCGACGGTCTCGTGGTGCTGTGCGGCTCGGCCTACCGCGACCGCGGGATCGAGCCGCTGCTCGACGCCGTCGTGGCCTACCTGCCGTCGCCGGCGGACGTCACTCCGGTGCGCGAAGACCGGGCCGCCGACCCGGCGGCGCCGCTGGCCGCGCTGGTGTTCAAGGTCGTCGCGACGACCACCGGCCGGCTGACGTCGGCGCGGGTGTACTCGGGAACACTGCGGAAGGGGGACCAGGTGCTGGACGCCGGAACCGGGCGTACGGAACGCATCGCGCGCATCCTGCGCGTGCAGGCCGACCGGTTTTCCGAAGTGGACACGGCAGTGGCCGGCGACATCGTCGCGCTGGCCGGGCCGAAGGCGGCCCGCGTCGGTGCCACGCTGTGCGTGCCCGGCGACCCGGTGCTGCTGGAACCGCCGGTGACGGCGGACCCGGTGGTCTCGGTGGCCGTCGAGCCGCGCCGGTCGGCCGACGGCGAGCGGGTGGCCTCGGCGTTGGCGCGGCTGGCCGAGGAGGACCCGTCGCTGGTCGTGCGGACCGACCCGGAGACCGGCCAGACGCTGCTGTCCGGGCTGGGCGAGCTGCACCTGGAGGTCGCGGTGGAGAAGCTGCGGCTGACGCGCGGCCTCGAAGTCGTGGTCGGGCGGCCGGAGGTCGCCTACCGCGAGACCGTCGTGCGCGGTGTGTCGGGGCTGGTCTACCGGCACGTCAAGCAGGACGGCGGTGCCGGGCAGTTCGCCCACGTCGTGCTGGACGTCGAGCCCCTTGACGAGGGGTTCGAGTTCGCGTCGGCGATCATCGGCGGGCGGGTGCCGCGCGAGTACGTCCGCGCGGTCGAAGCCGGCTGCCGTGACGCCCTGGCCGAGGGCCCGCTGGGCGGGCACCCGGTGACGGGTGTGCGTGTCACGCTGGTCGACGGCGCCACGCACGTGAAGGACTCGTCGGAGCTGGCGTTCCGCGCGGCGGGCCGGTTCGGGCTGCGGGAAGCGTTGCGCGCCAGCGCAATGCGGCTGCTGGAGCCGGTCGCTTCAGTAGTCGTGACGGTGCCGGACGACGTCGTCGGCGGGGTGCTCGGCGACCTCGCCGCACGCCGGGGCCGGGTGGCCGGCTCGGCCGTGCGGTCCGGCACCGCGGTGGTCACGGCCACCGTGCCGCTCGCGGAGCTGTTCGGCTACGCGAACCGGCTGCGCAGCCGGACGCAGGGCCGCGGCACCTTCACGGCCCACCCGTCCGGTTACGCCCCGGCACCGTAA
- a CDS encoding cysteine desulfurase-like protein, giving the protein MAYDVQKIREHFPALTEGAAHFDGPGGSQTPDVVGEAVAGTLCSAIANRGFVTPAERRASEVVAQARQAVADLLAASPEGVVFGRSMTQLTYDFARTLAKDWGPGDEVVVTRLDHDANIRPWVQAAEAVGATVRWADFDPATGVLATDAVAGLLSERTRLVAVTAASNLLGTRPDVPAIAAAVHDAGALLYLDGVHLTPHAVVDVAALGADFYACSPYKFLGPHLGVVAAAPALLETLHPDKLLPSSDAVPERFELGTLPYELLAGTTAAIDFLSNLVEGPGLRPERLARSLKALEEHENALLTRLETGLAALPGVTRYGAPGRIRTPTVLFTVDGVAPAEVYSFLATQGVNAPAGTFYAIETARHLGIADAGAVRAGIAPYTSETDVDRLVAGVAALAVG; this is encoded by the coding sequence GTGGCCTACGACGTGCAGAAGATCCGCGAGCACTTCCCCGCGCTGACCGAAGGCGCCGCCCACTTCGACGGACCGGGCGGCTCCCAGACCCCCGACGTCGTCGGCGAGGCGGTGGCCGGGACGCTGTGTTCCGCGATCGCCAACCGCGGTTTTGTCACCCCCGCCGAACGACGCGCTTCCGAAGTCGTCGCCCAGGCCCGCCAGGCCGTGGCCGATCTGCTCGCCGCGTCCCCGGAGGGCGTCGTCTTCGGCCGGAGCATGACGCAGCTGACCTACGACTTCGCCCGCACCCTGGCCAAGGACTGGGGCCCCGGCGACGAAGTCGTCGTCACCCGGCTCGACCACGACGCGAACATCCGCCCCTGGGTGCAGGCCGCCGAAGCGGTCGGCGCGACCGTGCGCTGGGCGGACTTCGACCCCGCGACCGGGGTGCTCGCGACGGACGCCGTCGCCGGGCTGCTGTCGGAGCGGACCCGGCTCGTCGCCGTCACCGCCGCGTCCAACCTGCTCGGCACCCGGCCGGACGTGCCCGCGATCGCCGCGGCCGTGCACGACGCCGGCGCGCTGCTCTACCTCGACGGCGTCCACCTGACCCCGCACGCGGTCGTCGACGTCGCCGCCCTCGGCGCGGACTTCTACGCCTGCTCGCCGTACAAGTTCCTCGGCCCGCACCTGGGCGTGGTCGCCGCCGCGCCGGCGTTGCTGGAGACACTGCACCCGGACAAGCTGCTGCCCTCGAGCGACGCCGTGCCGGAGCGCTTCGAGCTGGGCACCCTGCCGTACGAGCTGCTGGCCGGGACGACGGCGGCCATCGACTTCCTCTCGAACCTCGTCGAGGGCCCCGGCCTCCGCCCCGAACGGCTCGCCCGGTCACTGAAGGCGTTGGAGGAGCACGAAAACGCGCTGCTCACGCGGCTCGAGACGGGACTGGCCGCACTCCCCGGCGTCACCCGGTACGGCGCGCCGGGCCGGATCCGCACGCCGACAGTGCTGTTCACCGTCGACGGCGTGGCACCGGCGGAGGTCTACAGCTTCCTGGCCACCCAGGGGGTGAACGCCCCCGCCGGTACTTTCTACGCGATCGAGACGGCCCGTCACCTCGGGATCGCCGACGCCGGCGCGGTGCGAGCGGGAATCGCGCCGTACACCAGCGAAACCGACGTCGACCGTCTCGTGGCGGGAGTGGCCGCGCTGGCCGTCGGCTGA
- a CDS encoding acyltransferase family protein, with translation MPKTSPKIHADPNIGFAWLRMIGAITVIVDHSMPLLHPDRLTIFPASWHMSPGYIALMGFFAMSGYQIQDSWARDPSWWRFSARRLLRIMPPLVVVLLVTVFVIGPLVTTWPAHDYWTHIQTWRYLVGTTVLFYMQHELPGVFSGNPYPFSVNGALWTLPMELLGYALVLVVGIIILIGMPRWFLFLVLGGMVYTDTVLHATFEQHGLGGSLLVVPIGSTVSFLVPFVIGVILHSYREKIPFRPLYAWILFAAYLGLSQTPASRYALALSAAYGAITLAMHWPKRLEAAGPWVYGSYGTYIWGFPIQQLFILAGVRQVWLLILLAVPSAYVVGQLSWSYIEKPTQRLRRHLRAPAPKRPAVAPPVPARARQLH, from the coding sequence GTGCCGAAGACCTCGCCAAAGATTCACGCCGACCCGAACATCGGCTTCGCGTGGCTGAGGATGATCGGCGCGATCACCGTGATCGTCGATCACAGCATGCCGCTGCTGCACCCGGACCGGCTGACGATCTTCCCCGCGTCCTGGCACATGTCGCCGGGCTACATCGCGCTGATGGGGTTCTTCGCGATGAGCGGCTACCAGATCCAGGACAGCTGGGCGCGCGACCCGTCGTGGTGGCGGTTCTCCGCGCGGCGGCTGCTGCGGATCATGCCGCCGCTGGTCGTGGTGCTGCTGGTGACCGTGTTCGTCATCGGCCCGCTGGTGACGACCTGGCCGGCGCACGACTACTGGACGCACATCCAGACCTGGCGCTACCTGGTCGGCACGACCGTGCTGTTCTACATGCAGCACGAGCTGCCCGGGGTGTTCAGCGGCAACCCGTACCCGTTCTCCGTGAACGGCGCGCTCTGGACGCTGCCGATGGAACTGCTCGGGTACGCGCTGGTCCTCGTCGTGGGCATCATCATCCTGATCGGGATGCCGCGCTGGTTCCTGTTCCTCGTCCTCGGCGGCATGGTCTACACGGACACGGTGCTGCACGCGACGTTCGAGCAGCACGGCCTGGGCGGCTCGCTGCTGGTCGTGCCGATCGGGTCGACGGTGTCGTTCCTGGTCCCGTTCGTGATCGGCGTGATCCTGCACAGCTACCGGGAGAAGATCCCGTTCCGGCCGTTGTACGCGTGGATCCTGTTCGCCGCCTACCTGGGCCTGAGCCAGACACCGGCGAGCCGGTACGCGCTCGCGCTCAGCGCCGCCTACGGCGCGATCACCCTGGCGATGCACTGGCCGAAGCGGCTGGAAGCGGCCGGGCCGTGGGTGTACGGCAGCTACGGCACCTACATCTGGGGCTTCCCGATCCAGCAGCTGTTCATCCTCGCCGGGGTGCGTCAGGTGTGGCTGCTGATCCTCTTGGCCGTGCCCAGCGCCTACGTCGTCGGGCAGCTGTCCTGGAGCTACATCGAAAAACCGACGCAGCGGCTGCGGCGGCACCTGCGCGCGCCCGCGCCCAAGCGGCCCGCGGTCGCGCCCCCGGTACCCGCGCGGGCTCGCCAGCTCCATTGA
- a CDS encoding glycosyltransferase 87 family protein — protein MRGLRRRLGNKYVLLGAQLLLLVPLLVSVTGGWLRFPAYRVDLDVYRLGSAALLHGDALYGTLPRTQDGQFLLFTYPPFAAIVLTPLTLLPYWLACLLLTLLTLGLLAVVLSTVLGALGVLPPGLRGWRRITAVLLLAEVLEPVLRTVYAGQIDLLLLALVVLDVLVDTPKWPRGLLIGVAAAVKLTPAVFLLYFLLRRDTRAAVTAVVTFLAATALGFLLAGADSVRYWTGALWDTGRVGEPTYAGNQSLLGLLARAGVPADARTAWWLPLVAVVLVLTALGVRRALAAGERTIALGVNAVGGLLVSPISWTHHWVWAVVVLLGWAELARRTRRRGLAVFAGAGAVLFVAGPQWWWPRGEQVERHWTIFQQLTGNGYVLFGLALLLAAVLVRFPAPEFLTARAAVRSGASPLRG, from the coding sequence GTGCGGGGCTTACGGCGCAGGCTGGGCAACAAGTACGTGCTGCTGGGGGCGCAGCTGCTCCTGCTGGTGCCGCTGCTCGTCTCGGTCACCGGCGGCTGGCTGCGGTTCCCCGCGTACCGCGTCGACCTGGACGTCTACCGGCTGGGCTCGGCGGCGCTGCTGCACGGCGACGCGCTCTACGGCACGCTGCCCCGGACCCAGGACGGCCAGTTCCTGCTCTTCACCTACCCGCCGTTCGCGGCGATCGTGCTGACGCCGCTCACGCTCCTGCCGTACTGGCTGGCCTGCCTCCTGCTGACGCTGCTCACCCTCGGCCTGCTGGCCGTGGTCCTCTCGACCGTGCTGGGCGCGCTCGGCGTGCTGCCGCCGGGCCTGCGCGGCTGGCGCCGGATCACCGCCGTGCTGCTGCTCGCCGAGGTGCTCGAACCGGTCCTGCGCACGGTGTACGCGGGCCAGATCGACCTGCTGCTGCTCGCCCTCGTCGTGCTCGACGTCCTCGTGGACACCCCGAAGTGGCCACGCGGCCTGCTGATCGGCGTCGCCGCCGCGGTGAAGCTGACCCCGGCGGTGTTCCTGCTGTACTTCCTGCTGCGCCGCGACACCCGCGCCGCGGTGACCGCCGTCGTGACGTTCCTGGCCGCGACGGCGCTGGGCTTCCTGCTCGCCGGCGCGGACTCGGTCCGGTACTGGACGGGCGCGCTCTGGGACACCGGCCGTGTCGGCGAGCCGACCTACGCCGGCAACCAGTCGCTGCTGGGCCTGCTGGCGCGGGCCGGCGTGCCGGCGGATGCGCGGACGGCGTGGTGGCTGCCCCTGGTGGCGGTCGTGCTCGTGCTGACGGCGCTGGGAGTGCGACGCGCGCTGGCCGCGGGGGAGCGCACGATCGCGCTCGGCGTCAACGCCGTCGGCGGCCTGCTCGTCTCGCCGATCTCGTGGACGCACCACTGGGTGTGGGCCGTGGTCGTGCTGCTCGGCTGGGCGGAGCTGGCGCGCCGCACCCGGCGCCGCGGCCTCGCGGTGTTCGCCGGGGCGGGCGCGGTCCTGTTCGTCGCGGGCCCGCAGTGGTGGTGGCCCCGCGGGGAGCAGGTCGAGCGCCACTGGACGATCTTCCAGCAGCTGACCGGGAACGGCTACGTCCTTTTCGGACTCGCGCTGCTGCTCGCCGCGGTGCTGGTGCGCTTCCCGGCCCCGGAGTTCCTCACCGCTCGCGCGGCGGTGCGTTCCGGAGCCAGCCCGCTCCGAGGATGA
- a CDS encoding DUF4383 domain-containing protein, with amino-acid sequence MTPIEPAAPVPKPGPAPVQGIGMLIGLLFLVLGACELIPGVTADNQLFGVFAVSGVWTLVHLLTGAAAVFCTRSPAFASRFLLAGGICYVVLGIAGLLPLPDAVTDVLPMNGAGVCLALGLGTAMVILGAGWLRNAPPRER; translated from the coding sequence ATGACGCCCATCGAACCCGCGGCCCCGGTGCCGAAACCCGGACCGGCCCCCGTGCAGGGCATCGGCATGCTGATCGGCCTGCTGTTCCTCGTGCTCGGCGCGTGCGAGCTGATCCCGGGGGTCACCGCCGACAACCAGCTGTTCGGCGTGTTCGCCGTGTCCGGCGTGTGGACGCTCGTCCACCTGCTCACCGGCGCCGCCGCCGTGTTCTGCACCCGCTCCCCCGCCTTCGCGAGCCGGTTCCTGCTCGCCGGCGGGATTTGTTACGTCGTCCTGGGGATCGCCGGTCTGCTCCCGCTGCCCGACGCCGTCACCGACGTCCTGCCGATGAACGGCGCCGGCGTCTGCCTCGCGCTGGGGCTCGGCACGGCGATGGTCATCCTCGGAGCGGGCTGGCTCCGGAACGCACCGCCGCGCGAGCGGTGA
- a CDS encoding FAD-dependent oxidoreductase yields MSVAIAGGGPGGLVLGYLLARAGVEVTVLESHGDFDRDFRGDSLHPYTLELLDRLGLADDLLELDHFKARSFRFHTPAGTYSCADYDRLPTPFGYVALMPQVRFLDFLAERASALPAFTLRTSAKVTGLLEDAEGTVTGVRYRGGELTASLVVGADGRFSTMRRLAGLPAKSLGATTDLLWFRLPRSPADPGDADLDLYFGREAYVGVLGGVRDWQVGYSIEKGSYPALRDGGVEPIRAFLRERVPWLADRAHLLTDFSQTTLLSVDISRVERWHRPGLLLLGDAAHVISPVGGNGILMAIQDAVAAANRLVPALRRGETPDLAAVQADRIRAIEHVQADQVRVERRSAAARARGRSAAPPGFLRALFAIPALRTRGARNNAYGPFPPELDEAAVLGQRLPS; encoded by the coding sequence ATGAGTGTCGCCATCGCCGGCGGCGGTCCCGGCGGGCTGGTGCTCGGCTACCTGCTCGCCCGGGCCGGTGTCGAAGTCACCGTCCTCGAGTCCCACGGCGACTTCGACCGCGACTTCCGCGGCGACTCGCTGCACCCGTACACCCTCGAACTGCTCGACCGCCTGGGCCTGGCCGACGACCTCCTCGAACTCGACCACTTCAAGGCGCGCTCGTTCCGGTTCCACACCCCGGCCGGGACGTACAGCTGCGCCGACTACGACCGCCTCCCGACGCCGTTCGGCTACGTCGCGCTGATGCCTCAGGTGCGGTTCCTCGACTTCCTCGCCGAACGCGCGAGCGCGCTGCCGGCGTTCACCCTGCGGACGAGCGCCAAGGTCACCGGCCTCCTCGAAGACGCCGAGGGGACCGTCACCGGCGTCCGGTACCGGGGCGGCGAGCTGACGGCGTCCCTCGTCGTCGGCGCCGACGGCCGGTTCTCGACGATGCGCCGGCTGGCCGGGCTGCCGGCAAAGTCCCTGGGCGCCACCACCGACCTGCTCTGGTTCCGGCTGCCGCGCTCGCCCGCCGACCCGGGCGACGCCGACCTCGACCTGTACTTCGGGCGTGAGGCCTACGTCGGCGTCCTCGGCGGCGTCCGCGACTGGCAGGTCGGCTACAGCATCGAGAAGGGGTCCTACCCCGCGCTGCGCGACGGCGGCGTCGAACCGATCCGCGCGTTCCTGCGCGAGCGCGTGCCGTGGCTCGCCGACCGCGCGCACCTGCTCACCGACTTCAGTCAGACGACGCTGCTGTCGGTGGACATCTCCCGCGTCGAACGCTGGCACCGGCCGGGCCTGCTGCTGCTCGGCGACGCCGCGCACGTCATCTCCCCGGTCGGCGGCAACGGGATCCTGATGGCGATCCAGGACGCCGTCGCCGCGGCGAACCGGCTGGTCCCGGCGCTGCGCCGCGGCGAAACACCGGATCTCGCCGCCGTCCAGGCCGACCGGATCCGGGCGATCGAACACGTCCAGGCCGACCAGGTCCGCGTCGAACGCCGGTCCGCCGCGGCCCGGGCCCGCGGCCGGAGCGCGGCACCGCCGGGGTTCCTGCGGGCCCTGTTCGCGATCCCGGCCCTGCGGACCCGCGGCGCGCGGAACAACGCCTACGGCCCGTTCCCGCCGGAACTCGACGAGGCCGCGGTGCTCGGTCAGCGGCTCCCGTCGTAG
- a CDS encoding nitroreductase/quinone reductase family protein, with protein sequence MDIRAMNAEMAAKLVDAPAETPPEGGYALRVVETRGRSTGTPRQTPLAVVARSDRHYLVSPVRDRDWVANLVATPDCALLSAAGRQECRADEIGGAEAAEVVATYLAAMAVPWAIKAFPVPQDASPAQIREHLPDMAVFRLSDKDER encoded by the coding sequence GTGGACATCCGTGCGATGAACGCCGAAATGGCGGCGAAGCTGGTCGACGCTCCCGCCGAGACGCCGCCCGAAGGCGGCTACGCGCTGCGTGTGGTCGAGACGCGCGGCCGCAGCACCGGCACACCGCGGCAGACTCCCCTGGCCGTGGTCGCCCGCTCGGACCGCCACTACCTCGTCTCCCCCGTCCGCGACCGCGACTGGGTCGCCAACCTCGTCGCCACGCCGGACTGCGCGCTGCTCTCGGCGGCCGGACGCCAGGAGTGCCGGGCCGACGAGATCGGCGGCGCGGAGGCGGCCGAGGTCGTCGCGACGTACCTGGCGGCGATGGCGGTGCCGTGGGCGATCAAGGCCTTCCCCGTCCCGCAGGACGCGAGCCCCGCCCAGATCCGCGAGCACCTGCCGGACATGGCGGTCTTCCGCTTGTCGGACAAGGACGAGCGATGA
- a CDS encoding MarR family winged helix-turn-helix transcriptional regulator, which produces MEDSSVALRVNLALRELLALAHDVQQALARRLALGPTDVQALQHLAGGGPMGTVDLAHALKIRSASATVLVDRLEAAGHVRRGPHPSDRRRITLTVTDPARAEVRAALAPLVDAITALTDGLEPDHAESVARFLGATTEILRSYAAEAG; this is translated from the coding sequence GTGGAAGACAGTTCCGTCGCGCTGCGGGTGAACCTGGCCCTGCGCGAACTCCTGGCGCTCGCGCACGACGTGCAGCAGGCCCTAGCCCGGCGGCTCGCGCTCGGCCCGACCGACGTGCAGGCCCTGCAGCACCTGGCCGGCGGCGGGCCGATGGGCACCGTCGACCTCGCGCACGCGCTCAAGATCCGCTCGGCGTCGGCCACCGTGCTCGTCGACCGTCTCGAAGCCGCCGGGCACGTCCGCCGCGGCCCGCACCCGAGCGACCGGCGCCGGATCACGCTCACCGTCACCGACCCGGCCCGCGCCGAGGTCCGGGCCGCGCTGGCGCCGCTCGTCGACGCGATCACCGCGCTGACCGACGGCCTCGAACCGGACCACGCCGAAAGCGTCGCGCGTTTTCTCGGCGCGACCACGGAGATCCTGCGTTCGTACGCTGCCGAGGCCGGCTGA
- a CDS encoding DICT sensory domain-containing protein, with protein MPDVSSARAGVLSKRALVTASHAVERAALAEGTGADTVVFALFQRLPYFEREREVYARIARTAAVTVVGMVDSGRPDLPHGVTPVLLRPDESMAREWSVAVLSPTFGASVVAQDLDDVDPQATSIESARLFRGRWGLRRDEAYAEVVRLRDALGDRLPPAVRHKVSEILASVDAPAAVDVESRAEAALRHVAARLEALSPPAAGPVDAETGLATLAGITPWLGDATDTVPLGLVLVTVDDLTAVERRHGNRIRMHTEQNIADLLRDGLRPLDRAVRLGPGEFLVVQPVVGPDELTDRSLRLERRLAALHATYPFVDLHPRTTTMLTRRRPLPLNTLRRRLRHVPATTLWPPSQGSLPIEPRGPALRGGGWFR; from the coding sequence ATGCCCGACGTGTCCTCGGCCCGCGCCGGCGTGCTGTCCAAACGTGCGCTGGTGACGGCGTCCCACGCGGTGGAGCGGGCGGCGCTGGCCGAAGGCACCGGCGCGGACACCGTGGTGTTCGCGCTCTTCCAGCGGCTGCCGTACTTCGAACGGGAGCGCGAGGTGTACGCGCGGATCGCGCGGACGGCCGCGGTCACCGTGGTCGGCATGGTCGACTCGGGCCGCCCGGACCTGCCGCACGGCGTCACCCCGGTGCTGCTGCGCCCGGACGAGAGCATGGCGCGCGAGTGGTCGGTCGCGGTCCTGTCACCGACGTTCGGCGCGTCCGTGGTGGCCCAGGACCTCGACGACGTCGACCCGCAGGCGACGTCGATCGAGTCGGCGCGGCTGTTCCGCGGCCGCTGGGGCCTGCGGCGCGACGAGGCGTACGCCGAGGTCGTCCGGCTGCGCGACGCGCTGGGCGACCGCCTGCCGCCCGCGGTGCGGCACAAGGTGAGCGAGATCCTCGCGTCGGTGGACGCGCCTGCGGCAGTCGACGTCGAAAGCCGGGCGGAGGCCGCGTTGCGGCACGTGGCGGCGCGGCTGGAGGCGCTTTCGCCGCCGGCCGCCGGACCGGTCGACGCGGAGACGGGGCTGGCGACGCTGGCGGGCATCACGCCGTGGCTCGGCGACGCGACGGACACGGTGCCGCTCGGGCTGGTCCTGGTGACGGTCGACGACCTCACCGCGGTCGAACGCCGCCACGGCAACCGGATCCGGATGCACACCGAGCAGAACATCGCGGACCTCCTGCGCGACGGCCTGCGTCCGCTGGACCGCGCGGTGCGCCTGGGCCCGGGCGAGTTCCTGGTGGTGCAGCCGGTGGTGGGCCCGGACGAGCTGACCGACCGCAGCCTCCGCCTGGAACGCCGCCTGGCGGCGCTGCACGCGACGTACCCGTTCGTCGACCTCCACCCCCGCACGACGACGATGCTGACCCGCCGCCGTCCGCTCCCGCTGAACACGCTGCGAAGGCGGCTACGCCACGTCCCGGCGACGACGCTGTGGCCCCCGAGCCAGGGCTCGTTGCCGATAGAGCCCCGCGGCCCGGCCCTGCGCGGAGGCGGCTGGTTCCGCTGA
- a CDS encoding MFS transporter: MTRAPARAWPSLAVLGAGLFLVAVDATVLHVALPDLVRQLRPGASAQVWIVAIYPLTAAPLLLPFGTLGDRYGRRRVLVAGYAVFGVASLACAFAPGVPALLAARAVLGCGGAMIMPTTMSLLRELFPEQRRRRTAIAVCSGIAGTGSVFGPVLGAVLVETWGWRATFLVNPPVILAAIVLALRWLPRTPPARRRWDGVSALFAAGGVLGIAYGGLLPSLAGCVLVGLFVRRQRRADAPLLDLTLFRQPGVPGAVGGVLLVMSTLVGLGLLFAQYLQLVLGLSPTAAATRLLLVLGASAAGSVVAPALLQRFGNTRVRTAGFAVTAVSLLVPALDAVGLLGFALAGLGFGMALALTSSTDTLLSATPAASAGGAAAVEKTGYELGAGFGTTLFGSLAAAVYAAHLSVPPGLPPAARHLAAAGPAQAEVAAAGLPGPMASDLLTAARAACAAGLQVSAGVACGVFTLAALAAAFRRYRSREAEAPP, from the coding sequence GTGACCCGGGCGCCGGCTCGCGCGTGGCCGTCGCTCGCGGTGCTCGGCGCCGGGCTCTTCCTGGTCGCGGTGGACGCCACCGTGCTGCACGTCGCACTGCCCGATCTGGTCCGGCAGCTGCGGCCCGGCGCGTCGGCCCAGGTCTGGATCGTGGCGATCTACCCGCTCACCGCGGCGCCGCTGCTGTTGCCGTTCGGCACTCTCGGCGACCGCTACGGCCGGCGCCGGGTGCTCGTGGCCGGGTACGCGGTGTTCGGCGTCGCGTCGCTGGCCTGCGCGTTCGCTCCCGGCGTCCCGGCGCTGCTCGCGGCCCGCGCGGTGCTCGGCTGCGGCGGCGCGATGATCATGCCGACGACGATGTCGCTGCTGCGGGAGCTGTTCCCGGAGCAGCGGCGAAGGCGGACGGCCATCGCGGTGTGCAGCGGCATCGCCGGCACGGGTTCGGTGTTCGGGCCGGTGCTGGGCGCGGTGCTCGTCGAGACGTGGGGCTGGCGCGCGACGTTCCTGGTCAACCCGCCGGTGATCCTGGCCGCGATCGTCCTCGCGCTGCGGTGGCTGCCGCGGACCCCGCCCGCGCGGCGGCGCTGGGACGGCGTCAGCGCGCTGTTCGCGGCCGGCGGCGTGCTCGGGATCGCCTACGGCGGCCTGCTGCCGTCGCTGGCCGGGTGTGTCCTCGTCGGGCTGTTCGTGCGGCGCCAGCGCCGGGCGGACGCGCCGTTGCTGGACCTGACGCTGTTCCGGCAACCGGGTGTGCCGGGCGCGGTCGGCGGGGTGCTGCTGGTGATGAGCACGCTCGTCGGGCTCGGCTTGCTGTTCGCGCAGTACCTGCAGCTGGTGCTGGGCCTGTCCCCCACGGCCGCGGCGACCCGCCTGCTGCTGGTGCTCGGCGCGTCGGCCGCGGGCAGCGTGGTGGCGCCGGCGTTGCTGCAGCGGTTCGGCAACACCCGGGTGCGGACGGCCGGCTTCGCGGTGACGGCGGTGTCGCTGCTGGTGCCCGCTCTCGACGCGGTCGGCTTGCTGGGTTTCGCGTTGGCGGGCTTGGGTTTCGGGATGGCGCTGGCGTTGACGTCGAGCACGGACACGCTGCTGTCGGCCACCCCCGCCGCCTCGGCCGGCGGGGCGGCGGCGGTGGAGAAGACGGGCTACGAGCTGGGCGCGGGCTTCGGCACAACGCTGTTCGGCTCCCTGGCCGCGGCGGTGTACGCGGCGCACCTGTCCGTGCCACCCGGTCTCCCGCCGGCGGCGCGGCACTTGGCCGCGGCGGGCCCGGCCCAGGCGGAAGTCGCGGCGGCGGGCTTACCGGGCCCGATGGCTTCGGACCTGCTCACGGCGGCCCGCGCGGCTTGCGCGGCGGGGTTGCAGGTGTCGGCGGGTGTCGCGTGCGGCGTGTTCACGCTGGCCGCTTTGGCGGCCGCGTTCCGCCGGTACCGCAGTCGCGAGGCCGAAGCCCCGCCGTGA